A stretch of Triticum aestivum cultivar Chinese Spring chromosome 1D, IWGSC CS RefSeq v2.1, whole genome shotgun sequence DNA encodes these proteins:
- the LOC123183317 gene encoding CTP synthase isoform X2, whose translation MKYVLVTGGVVSGLGKGVTASSIGVVLKACGLRITSIKIDPYLNTDAGTMSPFEHGEVFVLDDGGEVDLDLGNYERFLDIKLTRDNNITTGKIYQSVINKEREGEYLGKTVQVVPHITNAIQDWIERVAMVPVDGQEGPADVCVIELGGTIGDIESMPFIEALGQFSYRVGAGNFCLVHVSLVPVLNVVGEQKTKPTQHSVRGLRGLGLTPNMLACRSTKELEENVKEKLSQFCHVPAANIFTLYDVSNIWHIPLLLRDQKAHNAILKVLNLESVAQEPKLDEWVARATLYDTLQDEVRIAMVGKYTGLSDSYLSVLKALLHASVSCHKKLVVDWVASTDLEDSTASEAPDAYKAAWTLLKGADGVLVPGGFGDRGVKGKMMAAKYARENNVPYLGICLGMQLAVVEFARHVMKFPDADSTEFNPNTKTPCVIFMPEGSKTHMGGTMRLGSRRTFFKVTDCKSAKLYGDVNYVDERHRHRYEVNPDMVPAFENAGLQFVGKDETGQRMEIIEIPDHRFFVGVQFHPEFKSTPSKPSPPFVGLIAAACGQLDQVLQDSCNGHVVAAKHKLGDSSSTPLVHQNGHAQKQANGGVANGTCHANGNGSTHG comes from the exons ATGAAGTACGTCCTGGTGACCGGCGGCGTGGTGAGCGGCCTCGGGAAGGGGGTGACGGCCAGCAGCATCGGCGTCGTGCTCAAGGCCTGCGGCCTCCGCATTACCTCCATCAAGATCG ATCCTTACCTTAACACTGATGCTGGAACCATGTCTCCTTTTGAACATGGCGAAGTGTTTGTTCTAGATGATGGTGGCGAG GTGGATTTGGATCTCGGAAACTATGAGAGGTTTCTAGACATTAAGCTGACACGTGACAACAACATAACTACTGGAAAGATCTACCAG TCTGTtattaataaagaaagagagggagaatacCTGGGAAAGACTGTGCAG GTTGTCCCACACATTACAAATGCTATACAAGATTGGATTGAGCGTGTTGCAATGGTTCCTGTTGATGGCCAGGAGGGACCTGCCGATGTCTGTGTTATAGAACTGGGTGGCACTATAG GGGATATTGAATCCATGCCATTTATTGAAGCTCTAGGTCAATTCTCCTATCGTGTTG GTGCTGGTAATTTCTGTTTGGTACATGTCAGTCTGGTTCCGGTATTGAATGTTGTCGGTGAGCAG AAAACTAAGCCAACTCAACACAGTGTACGTGGTCTGAGAGGACTTGGTCTCACGCCAAATATGCTAGCTTGTCGCAGTACTAAG GAGCTAGAGGAAAATGTGAAAGAAAAACTCTCCCAGTTTTGTCATGTGCCG GCTGCTAATATTTTCACTCTATATGATGTTTCGAACATTTGGCATATTCCTTTGCTGTTACGG GACCAGAAAGCACACAATGCTATTCTTAAAGTTCTGAATCTTGAAAG CGTTGCCCAGGAGCCGAAGTTGGATGAATGGGTGGCAAGGGCTACTTTATATGACACCCTACAGGATGAA GTGAGGATTGCCATGGTTGGAAAGTACACTGGTCTGTCTGATTCGTACCTTTCTGTGTTAAAG GCACTTTTGCATGCTTCTGTCTCTTGCCACAAAAAACTTGTTGTAGATTGGGTTGCTTCCACTGATCTTGAGGATTCAACTGCTTCTGAG GCGCCTGATGCTTACAAAGCAGCATGGACTTTATTGAAG GGCGCTGATGGCGTTTTAGTGCCCGGTGGCTTTGGAGACAGAGGTGTTAAAGGGAAAATGATGGCTGCTAAGTATGCCCGTGAAAACAATGTCCCCTATCTTGGTATATGCCTTGGCATGCAGCTTGCTGTTGTAGAGTTTGCGCGCCATGTTATGAAATTCCCTGATGCGGACAGCACAGAATTTAATCCCAATACGAAGACCCCATGTGTTATTTTTATGCCAGAG GGTTCAAAAACACATATGGGTGGGACCATGCGCCTTGGATCAAGGAGAACATTTTTCAAGGTTACTGACTGCAAATCCGCCAAGCT CTATGGTGATGTCAACTACGTAGATGAGAGGCATCGGCACAGATATGAG GTAAATCCTGATATGGTGCCAGCATTTGAAAATGCTGGACTTCAGTTTGTTGGCAAGGACGAGACTGGACAGAGAATGGAG ATCATTGAAATACCTGATCACCGGTTCTTCGTCGGCGTCCAATTCCATCCAGAGTTCAAGTCAACGCCTTCAAAACCTTCACCTCCATTTGTCG GACTAATCGCCGCAGCGTGTGGGCAGCTGGATCAGGTGCTGCAGGACAGCTGCAATGGCCATGTGGTTGCGGCTAAACACAAGCTCGGTGACAGCTCCTCAACACCCCTAGTACACCAGAACGGGCACGCGCAGAAGCAAGCCAATGGTGGTGTAGCAAATGGAACCTGCCATGCCAACGGCAATGGCAGTACCCATGGTTAG
- the LOC123183317 gene encoding CTP synthase isoform X1: MKYVLVTGGVVSGLGKGVTASSIGVVLKACGLRITSIKIDPYLNTDAGTMSPFEHGEVFVLDDGGEVDLDLGNYERFLDIKLTRDNNITTGKIYQSVINKEREGEYLGKTVQVVPHITNAIQDWIERVAMVPVDGQEGPADVCVIELGGTIGDIESMPFIEALGQFSYRVGAGNFCLVHVSLVPVLNVVGEQKTKPTQHSVRGLRGLGLTPNMLACRSTKELEENVKEKLSQFCHVPAANIFTLYDVSNIWHIPLLLRDQKAHNAILKVLNLESVAQEPKLDEWVARATLYDTLQDEVGFCSSFSIVLSVWKPLLRPNYTALLFQVRIAMVGKYTGLSDSYLSVLKALLHASVSCHKKLVVDWVASTDLEDSTASEAPDAYKAAWTLLKGADGVLVPGGFGDRGVKGKMMAAKYARENNVPYLGICLGMQLAVVEFARHVMKFPDADSTEFNPNTKTPCVIFMPEGSKTHMGGTMRLGSRRTFFKVTDCKSAKLYGDVNYVDERHRHRYEVNPDMVPAFENAGLQFVGKDETGQRMEIIEIPDHRFFVGVQFHPEFKSTPSKPSPPFVGLIAAACGQLDQVLQDSCNGHVVAAKHKLGDSSSTPLVHQNGHAQKQANGGVANGTCHANGNGSTHG; the protein is encoded by the exons ATGAAGTACGTCCTGGTGACCGGCGGCGTGGTGAGCGGCCTCGGGAAGGGGGTGACGGCCAGCAGCATCGGCGTCGTGCTCAAGGCCTGCGGCCTCCGCATTACCTCCATCAAGATCG ATCCTTACCTTAACACTGATGCTGGAACCATGTCTCCTTTTGAACATGGCGAAGTGTTTGTTCTAGATGATGGTGGCGAG GTGGATTTGGATCTCGGAAACTATGAGAGGTTTCTAGACATTAAGCTGACACGTGACAACAACATAACTACTGGAAAGATCTACCAG TCTGTtattaataaagaaagagagggagaatacCTGGGAAAGACTGTGCAG GTTGTCCCACACATTACAAATGCTATACAAGATTGGATTGAGCGTGTTGCAATGGTTCCTGTTGATGGCCAGGAGGGACCTGCCGATGTCTGTGTTATAGAACTGGGTGGCACTATAG GGGATATTGAATCCATGCCATTTATTGAAGCTCTAGGTCAATTCTCCTATCGTGTTG GTGCTGGTAATTTCTGTTTGGTACATGTCAGTCTGGTTCCGGTATTGAATGTTGTCGGTGAGCAG AAAACTAAGCCAACTCAACACAGTGTACGTGGTCTGAGAGGACTTGGTCTCACGCCAAATATGCTAGCTTGTCGCAGTACTAAG GAGCTAGAGGAAAATGTGAAAGAAAAACTCTCCCAGTTTTGTCATGTGCCG GCTGCTAATATTTTCACTCTATATGATGTTTCGAACATTTGGCATATTCCTTTGCTGTTACGG GACCAGAAAGCACACAATGCTATTCTTAAAGTTCTGAATCTTGAAAG CGTTGCCCAGGAGCCGAAGTTGGATGAATGGGTGGCAAGGGCTACTTTATATGACACCCTACAGGATGAAGTTGGTTTCTGTTCGTCCTTTTCAATTGTTTTATCTGTCTGGAAACCTTTACTTAGGCCCAATTATACTGCACTGTTGTTTCAGGTGAGGATTGCCATGGTTGGAAAGTACACTGGTCTGTCTGATTCGTACCTTTCTGTGTTAAAG GCACTTTTGCATGCTTCTGTCTCTTGCCACAAAAAACTTGTTGTAGATTGGGTTGCTTCCACTGATCTTGAGGATTCAACTGCTTCTGAG GCGCCTGATGCTTACAAAGCAGCATGGACTTTATTGAAG GGCGCTGATGGCGTTTTAGTGCCCGGTGGCTTTGGAGACAGAGGTGTTAAAGGGAAAATGATGGCTGCTAAGTATGCCCGTGAAAACAATGTCCCCTATCTTGGTATATGCCTTGGCATGCAGCTTGCTGTTGTAGAGTTTGCGCGCCATGTTATGAAATTCCCTGATGCGGACAGCACAGAATTTAATCCCAATACGAAGACCCCATGTGTTATTTTTATGCCAGAG GGTTCAAAAACACATATGGGTGGGACCATGCGCCTTGGATCAAGGAGAACATTTTTCAAGGTTACTGACTGCAAATCCGCCAAGCT CTATGGTGATGTCAACTACGTAGATGAGAGGCATCGGCACAGATATGAG GTAAATCCTGATATGGTGCCAGCATTTGAAAATGCTGGACTTCAGTTTGTTGGCAAGGACGAGACTGGACAGAGAATGGAG ATCATTGAAATACCTGATCACCGGTTCTTCGTCGGCGTCCAATTCCATCCAGAGTTCAAGTCAACGCCTTCAAAACCTTCACCTCCATTTGTCG GACTAATCGCCGCAGCGTGTGGGCAGCTGGATCAGGTGCTGCAGGACAGCTGCAATGGCCATGTGGTTGCGGCTAAACACAAGCTCGGTGACAGCTCCTCAACACCCCTAGTACACCAGAACGGGCACGCGCAGAAGCAAGCCAATGGTGGTGTAGCAAATGGAACCTGCCATGCCAACGGCAATGGCAGTACCCATGGTTAG
- the LOC123183318 gene encoding protein PLASTID TRANSCRIPTIONALLY ACTIVE 14 produces the protein MATPVASPLLLPSPLPLPAPTFPPRRITSSRRLLLSPPPHAGRPRLRDPPPAPVEEAAAAAVEEYEAPPLRLLDPPQEDEPYPDEMEAADPDFYRIGYARMMRAYGVEFLEGPDGMGVYASRDVDPLRRARVIMEIPLELMLTITKNHPWMFFPDIIPLGHPIFDIIESTNPETDWDLRLACLLLYAFDVENNFWQLYGDFLPSGDECTSLLLAPKEDLMELEDEDLSSEMLKRQQRAVDFWQKHWHKAIPLKLKRLAPDHERFLWAVSIVQSRSFNLNMRMGAFIQDANVLAPYADMLNHSPDANCFLHWRFKDRMLEVMIKAGHAIKKGDEMTIDYMSAVNSTLMQRYGFSSPTNPWEHINFSGPAKIHLDSFLSVFNIAGLHDELYHNVALTSGESTFVDGGVVAAARTLPTWSDGDLPAIPSVERKSAQALQEECRKMAESFSTTIQQDEEILDSDEPMRKTREIAIKYRLHRKLLLQKIIDSLEIYQDRILF, from the exons ATGGCGACCCCCgtcgcctcccctctcctcctcccctccccgctCCCCCTCCCGGCCCCAACCTTCCCGCCCCGCCGCATCACCTCCTCccgtcgcctcctcctctcccctcccccgcacgccggccggccgcgcctccgcgacccgccgccggcgccggtggaggaggccgccgccgccgccgtggaggAGTACGAGGCGCCCCCGCTCAGGCTCCTCGACCCGCCGCAGGAGGACGAGCCCTACCCGGACGAG ATGGAGGCGGCCGACCCGGACTTCTACCGGATCGGATACGCCCGGATGATGCGCGCCTACGGGGTCGAGTTCCTCGAGGGCCCCGACGGCATGGGCGTCTACGCCTCCCGGGACGTCGACCCGCTCCGCCGAGCCAGG GTGATAATGGAGATTCCATTGGAGCTCATGCTGACTATAACTAAAAACCATCCTTGGATGTTCTTTCCTGACATTATCCCACTAGGACATCCTATATTCGATATTATCGAGTCAACAAATCCCGAG ACAGATTGGGATTTAAGATTAGCCTGCCTTCTTCTCTACGCATTTGATGTAGAAAACAACTTTTGGCAGTTATACGGTGATTTTTTGCCTAGTGGTGATGAATGCACCAGCTTGCTTCTGGCACCGAAG GAGGATCTAATGGAACtggaagacgaagatctgtcctcAGAGATGTTAAAACGCCAGCAGCGAGCAGTTGATTTTTGGCAGAAACACTGG CACAAAGCAATCCCTCTCAAGCTAAAGCGGCTTGCCCCTGACCACGAGAGATTTCTCTGGGCAGTGAGCATTGTTCAGTCTCGCTCTTTCAACTTGAATATGAGAATGGGAGCTTTCATTCAAGATGCAAATGTCCTAGCTCCTTATGCCG ATATGCTGAATCACTCACCTGATGCTAACTGTTTCCTGCATTGGCGTTTCAAAGATCGAATGCTTGAAGTTATGATTAAGGCGGGGCATGCTATAAAAAAAGGAGATGAG ATGACAATCGATTATATGAGTGCGGTGAACAGCACGCTGATGCAGAGATATGGCTTCTCATCACCAACG AATCCCTGGGAACATATAAACTTCTCGGGCCCTGCCAAGATCCACCTGGATTCTTTCCTGTCAGTCTTCAACATAGCTGGCCTGCACGACGAGCTGTACCACAACG TTGCATTGACATCGGGAGAAAGCACCTTTGTCGACGGAGGAGTGGTGGCGGCAGCGAGGACTCTGCCGACATGGTCAGACGGAGACCTTCCTGCCATACCGAGTGTGGAGAGAAAATCCGCTCAGGCGTTGCAGGAGGAGTGCCGGAAGATGGCCGAGTCTTTCTCGACCACGATCCAACAGGACGAGGAGATTCTAG ATTCCGACGAGCCTATGAGGAAAACACGTGAAATCGCGATCAA GTACCGGCTGCACCGGAAGCTGCTGCTGCAGAAGATCATCGACTCGCTGGAGATCTACCAGGATCGGATTTTGTTCTAG